A genomic window from Salvia miltiorrhiza cultivar Shanhuang (shh) unplaced genomic scaffold, IMPLAD_Smil_shh fragScaff_scaffold_57_2, whole genome shotgun sequence includes:
- the LOC131002992 gene encoding ASC1-like protein: MPFLQSLKSIDLEQESYPQYEDFFVLPFFALFFPTIRFLLDRLVFQKLGMRLIYGKGREVVENETNEQKRKIAKFKESAWKCIYYLSAEILALAVTYNEPWFKETRYFWVGPGDQVWPDQTYKLKLKGLYMYVGGFYTYSIFALIFWETRRSDFGVSMSHHVATFILIVLSYIFRFARAGSVVLALHDASDVFLEVGKMSKYSGAEALASFSFVLFVISWVILRLIYYPFWILWSTSYEVIQTLDKDKHKVEGPIYYYLFNSLLFSLLVLHIYWWVLMYRMLVKQIQEKGRVSEDVRSDSEDEDLHED; encoded by the exons ATGCCTTTTCTTCAATCGTTGAAATCCATTGATTTGGAGCAAGAATCCTACCCGCAGTATGAAGATTTCTTTGTTCTTCCATTTTTCGCTCTGTTTTTCCCTACTATCCGGTTTTTGCTTGACAGATTGGTTTTTCAG AAACTTGGAATGCGATTAATATATGGAAAGGGAAGGGAAGTGGTGGAAAATGAGACGAATGAGCAGAAAAGAAAGATAGCAAAGTTCAAGGAGTCAGCATGGAAATGCATTTATTATCTTTCTGCCGAGATTTTGGCACTTGCCGTGACATACAACGAGCCTTGGTTTAAAGAGACAAGATATTTTTGGGTAGGACCTGGAGACCAAGTTTGGCCTGACCAAACATATAA GCTGAAACTGAAGGGCCTGTATATGTATGTTGGTGGATTCTATACATACTCCATATTCGCTCTGATATTTTGGGAAACCAGGCGCTCTGACTTTGGGGTCTCTATGAGCCATCATGTTGCAACTTTTATTCTGATCGTATTGTCTTACATATTCAG GTTTGCACGAGCAGGTTCGGTTGTTTTAGCTCTTCATGATGCCAGTGATGTATTTCTTGAAGTAGGGAAGATGTCCAAGTACAGTGGCGCAGAAGCACTGGCTAGCTTCTCGTTTGTTCTTTTTGTGATATCCTGGGTGATACTTCGTCTGATATATTATCCATTCTGGATACTCTGGAGCACAAG CTATGAAGTTATCCAGACACTGGACAAGGATAAACACAAAGTCGAGGGACCAATCTATTACTACCTTTTCAATtcccttcttttttctttacttGTTCTTCATATCTACTGGTGGGTGTTGATGTACCGGATGCTTGTCAAGCAAATCCAAGAAAAGGGCCGTGTCAGTGAAGATGTTAGGTCTG ATTCTGAAGATGAagatcttcatgaagattaa
- the LOC131002991 gene encoding uncharacterized protein LOC131002991: MTMTRDQQRMEQIEKALEELRAAQSAAAAKQAASDSKLDAILAQLKSFDHFDRGPDPSLSESESSPTPMLQKMEMPSFDGSDARAWLARAEQYFLVHQTPAAKKVEFAVIALSGSSMSWYQLLIRRIPNPDWVTFRQELLIRYGDESAINGYEALLAVKQTGSLEEYIAAFENRVSQIPDFSDAHYLGFFLGGLKKHLRAQIQDSVIFSYSAALQAARKIDHATSPAPPATNTSSVVSHTSSASPAASLTSSAPPRNFRNISNEEYMKHRAAGTCFRCGLKYGPLHRCPPKTLQVLIGDMEDDPGRDLENYEDTELKEEVPWDHMNQQPP, translated from the coding sequence ATGACGATGACGAGAGACCAACAACGCATGGAGCAGATAGAGAAGGCATTGGAGGAACTTCGCGCTGCCCAGTCTGCAGCGGCGGCGAAGCAAGCAGCGTCAGATTCTAAACTTGACGCCATTCTCGCCCAGTTGAAATCCTTTGATCACTTTGATCGGGGCCCCGATCCCTCGCTGTCGGAGTCAGAAAGTTCCCCCACTCCGATGTTGCAGAAGATGGAGATGCCCAGTTTTGACGGATCTGATGCTCGTGCATGGCTTGCACGTGCAGAGCAGTATTTCTTGGTGCACCAGACACCTGCGGCGAAGAAGGTGGAGTTCGCCGTGATAGCCTTGTCAGGGTCATCGATGTCTTGGTATCAATTGCTGATCAGGAGAATACCTAATCCCGATTGGGTAACTTTTCGTCAGGAGTTGCTGATTCGATATGGCGATGAGTCCGCAATTAACGGCTATGAAGCCTTGCTTGCAGTCAAGCAAACAGGTTCTCTCGAGGAATATATCGCCGCTTTTGAGAATAGGGTTTCACAAATTCCTGATTTCTCGGATGCGCATTACTTGGGATTTTTCTTGGGTGGGTTGAAGAAGCATCTGCGAGCCCAGATTCAAGATAGTGTAATTTTCAGCTATTCAGCCGCTTTACAGGCTGCTCGAAAGATAGACCATGCAACATCGCCAGCCCCACCAGCGACGAACACATCGTCGGTTGTCTCCCACACGTCGTCCGCTTCCCCGGCTGCCTCCCTCACTTCATCTGCCCCTCCCCGCAATTTTCGCAACATCTCCAATGAGGAGTACATGAAACACCGTGCAGCTGGCACTTGTTTTCGTTGCGGCCTGAAATATGGGCCATTGCATCGCTGCCCACCTAAAACACTACAGGTTTTAATCGGTGACATGGAAGATGACCCGGGCAGGGACCTAGAGAATTATGAGGATACCGAGCTGAAGGAGGAAGTCCCATGGGACCATATGAATCAGCAACCgccttga